A single genomic interval of Aedes aegypti strain LVP_AGWG chromosome 1, AaegL5.0 Primary Assembly, whole genome shotgun sequence harbors:
- the LOC5569919 gene encoding cytochrome P450 4c3 — MAMVLRSALIDLFITFSFAEFLDRVISAQKMYGRRIGMSRAWNGPIPYVMISKASAVEPILSNPKLVEKSVDYDFMKPWLGNGLLTSRASVWHPRRKTLTPAFHFKILSEFVNIFHKQALVMNEKLAEQLDNTAGFDIVPFTTLCALDIFCETAMGCPVNAQKNSDSEYVRAHKLIGKIIRNRLQKVWLRPDFIFKHTEDYRKHQECLQVLHNFSDRVVQERKTEIVAKRRQAEDLIDLNNNNVADESISCCRKKQLAFLDLLIEGSLDGNGLTDLDVREEVDTFVIGGHDTTAAAMAWILLLLGSDQKIQDRVIDEIDGIMNGDRDRRPTMQELNDMKYLECCIKEGLRLYPSIPLIARRLTEDVQVDDYIIPSGTTTLIVVYQLHRDPSVFPNPDKYNPDNFLPENCSGRHPYAYIPFSAGPRNCIGQKFAILEEKMVLSTVLRKFRIEAVERREDVKLLGDLVLRPRDGLKIRVSRRL, encoded by the exons ATGGCAATGGTACTGCGCTCGGCTCTAATTGACTTATTTATCACCTTCTCGTTCGCAGAGTTCCTCGATCGGGTCATTAGCGCCCAGAAGATGTACGGACGCCGGATCGGAATGAGCCGCGCTTGGAACGGGCCCATCCCGTACGTGATGATATCGAAAGCCAGTGCAGTTGAG CCCATACTGAGCAACCCGAAGCTGGTGGAGAAAAGCGTCGATTACGACTTTATGAAGCCCTGGTTGGGCAACGGCCTGCTCACATCCCGGGCCAGCGTGTGGCACCCGAGGCGAAAGACACTGACCCCAGCGTTTCATTTCAAAATCCTTTCCGAATTTGTCAacatcttccacaagcaggcacTGGTCATGAACGAGAAACTGGCTGAACAGTTGGATAACACCGCTGGGTTCGACATCGTGCCCTTCACCACGCTGTGCGCTTTGGACATCTTTTGCG AGACCGCCATGGGATGCCCGGTAAATGCTCAGAAAAACTCCGACTCGGAATACGTACGAGCCCATAAACT GATCGGCAAGATCATCCGCAATCGGTTGCAGAAAGTTTGGCTGCGGCCGGACTTCATCTTCAAGCACACCGAGGACTATCGGAAGCACCAAGAGTGCCTACAAGTGCTTCATAACTTCTCCGATCGAGTGGTCCAGGAGCGAAAAACAGAGATTGTAGCGAAGCGGCGCCAAGCCGAAGACCTGATCGACCTCAACAATAACAACGTGGCAGACGAATCAATCAGTTGCTGTCGCAAGAAGCAATTGGCGTTCCTCGATCTTTTGATCGAAGGATCTCTGGACGGAAATGGTTTGACTGATTTGGACGTGCGAGAGGAAGTTGATACCTTTGTAATCGGAGGTCACGATACGACCGCGGCAGCAATGGCCTGGATCCTACTGCTGCTGGGATCTGACCAGAAAATTCAAGATCGCGTCATCGACGAGATCGATGGGATCATGAACGGAGATCGCGACCGAAGGCCCACCATGCAGGAACTAAACGACATGAAATATCTCGAATGCTGCATCAAGGAAGGACTTCGCCTGTATCCAAGTATTCCGCTGATTGCTCGCAGGCTGACGGAAGATGTTCAGGTTGATGACTACATCATTCCGTCGGGAACGACGACCTTGATCGTGGTGTATCAACTGCACCGAGACCCCAGCGTATTCCCGAACCCGGACAAGTACAATCCGGATAACTTCTTGCCGGAGAACTGCAGCGGACGACATCCGTACGCTTACATTCCCTTCAGTGCCGGTCCACGGAACTGTATCGGACAGAAGTTTGCTATCCTCGAGGAGAAGATGGTTCTGTCCACGGTGCTCCGGAAATTCCGTATTGAAGCCGTGGAACGACGAGAAGATGTCAAACTGCTCGGTGATCTTGTGCTGCGACCTCGTGATGGTCTGAAAATAAGAGTCAGTAGAAGACTGTAG